In a single window of the Bactrocera dorsalis isolate Fly_Bdor chromosome 2, ASM2337382v1, whole genome shotgun sequence genome:
- the LOC105229627 gene encoding ubiquitin carboxyl-terminal hydrolase 8 isoform X1: protein MPKMAQVKDLHLGKTLNDLEKHSEIPDARTKKTQILVESARKLIREADKYYREGDEELAYVLYMKYFNLLHCIHRKPDYAEHKQTVRLALGGNSNNKLTMNKLEELSTSLTRRYEAKQLANTTLKSPAIVTASLKQNERARDYNELSASEKFDILKGEPVSLATANSYSGYYSLQSLNVIKCEELFQRMKQNNVLIMDCRSSKDYETSHLTYHYTMNVPEEIISAGMSAGKLQDKLDGSSKVLWAARSVKDQVVLMDWNTKDSNPAPSSPIGKLLEILQNWDPDVIYKSSIKILQGGYEFFIMMYPTLCTNPSVQAPQQNNNDLNLIDEIEYPSINDITMKEEISGHSYTPRPGSSMSRPLTFTMSQPPPSVDRSSKMAAMKTYEQKQKPIVELAKEQEELLEKAQANDEQLKKASEKLDTIFEKNKQSPDKKPMTATETELLYYIMQLESAAADYKTENDRLLDEIEKYKSIKKEEEAELTPNEKENLEKTTRQIEHKIQERQRLDAQLEREKQQRDQQLAMAIARFPRTSIDNEDDIPKPKIPQFDRSVKPHLSAPTHSSPAVFTVDRQRDFSPIPGAMGRGLTGLKNLGNTCYMNSIIQCLSNTPQLTEYCITDKYKNYISRSNKTKGHIVEEVAALIKVLWNGNYKCVASKDLRYVMGQYQQIFRGIEQQDSHEFLTILMDWLHSDLQTLHVPEKPRDNITPSEKAWLEFTKAKESLILHLFYGQIKSTVKCVDCNKESATYECFSNLSLELPSNANVCYLSQCMDMYFSGERIHGWNCPNCKTKRDAVKKLDISKLPPVLVIHMKRFYADTDAVGNSYKKKQNYVRFPLENLDMTPYIAKSESRSVTPKTYQLYGVSNHYGSMESGHYTAFCKSGNYGRWFKFDDQVVSPLDTSNVVSSAAYILFYTWLPPIQITENNNAN, encoded by the exons ATGCCGAAAATGGCGCAAGTAAAAGATTTGCATTTAGGCAAAACCTTAAATGATTTGGAAAAACATTCCGAGATACCAGATGCTCGCACGAAGAAAACTCAAAT ACTGGTAGAATCTGCCCGAAAATTAATACGGGAAGCAGACAAATATTACAGGGAGGGCGACGAAGAATTGGCTTACGTATTATACATGAAGTATTTCAATTTACTACATTGCATACACCGAAAACCTGACTATGCAGAACATAAACAGACTGTACGCCTAGCACTAGGTGGCAATTCGAACAATAAACTGACCATGAATAAACTGGAGGAACTGAGCACTTCACTCACACGACGTTATGAGGCAAAACAGCTTGCCAATACTACGCTGAAGTCGCCAGCAATAGTCACAGCTTCATTAAAGCAAAATGAACGTGCTCGCGACTACAACGAGCTTAGCGCTTCAGAGAAATTCGATATTTTGAAAGGCGAGCCGGTCTCCTTAGCAACTGCGAATTCATACAGTGGTTATTATTCATTACAATctttaaatgttataaaatgtGAAGAGTTATTTCAACGTATGAAGCAGAATAATGTGCTGATAATGGATTGCAGATCTAGTAAGGATTATGAGACATCTCATCTCACATACCACTACACAATGAACGTGCCTGAGGAAATTATTTCGGCTGG CATGTCTGCTGGAAAATTACAGGACAAATTAGATGGTAGTTCCAAAGTACTATGGGCAGCTCGTTCAGTCAAAGATCAGGTCGTCTTAATGGATTGGAACACCAAAGATTCTAATCCTGCACCATCTTCGCCAATTGGTAAACTTCTCGAAATACTACAGAAT TGGGATCCTGATGTAATTTATAAATCCTCCATTAAAATACTACAAGGTGGTTATGAATTCTTTATCATGATGTACCCAACTCTTTGTACAAACCCCAGTGTACAGGCTCCCCAACAGAACAACAATGATTTGAATCTAATCGACGAGATTGAATATCCTTCAATAAATGATATTACAATGAAGGAAGAAATAAGTGGTCATAGCTACACGCCCAGACCAGGAAGTAGCATGTCACGACCACTTACATTCACTATGTCACAGCCTCCACCCAGTGTAGATCGTTCAAGTAAAATGGCTGCTATGAAAACATacgagcaaaaacaaaaaccaattgTAGAGTTGGCTAAGGAACAGGAAGAACTCTTGGAGAAAGCACAAGCTAACGATGAACAATTGAAGAAAGCTTCAGAAAAATTGGACaccatatttgaaaaaaataagcaaagtcCCGATAAAAAACCTATGACGGCTACGGAAACTGAACTGTTATACTACATTATGCAACTGGAGAGTGCAGCTGCAGACTAT aAAACTGAAAATGATCGTCTCCTAgacgaaattgaaaaatataaaagcatcaagaaagaagaagaagctgagTTGACGCCCAACGAAAAAGAAAATCTCGAAAAGACCACGCGACAGATTGAGCATAAAATACAAGAACGTCAAAGGCTTGACGCGCAATTGGAACGTGAAAAACAACAACGTGACCAGCAGTTAGCCATGGCTATCGCGCGTTTTCCGCGAACGTCAATCGACAACGAAGATGATATACCCAAACCGAAAATACCGCAATTCGATCGATCTGTAAAACCACATTTGTCGGCACCTACCCACAGCAGTCCAGCTGTCTTCACAGTAGACAGACAACGCGATTTCTCACCAATTCCCGGCGCAATG gGTCGCGGCTTGACCGGCTTAAAGAACCTGGGTAACACCTGCTACATGAACAGTATCATACAGTGCCTCAGCAATACCCCACAACTCACCGAATACTGCATAACGGACAAATATAAGAACTACATCAGTCGCAGCAACAAGACGAAGGGGCACATTGTCGAGGAAGTGGCGGCGCTCATTAAAGTTTTATGGAATGGCAACTACAAATGCGTAGCCAGCAAGGACTTGCGT TACGTTATGGGTCAGTACCAGCAGATATTCCGGGGCATCGAGCAGCAAGATTCGCACGAATTTCTCACCATACTCATGGATTGGCTACATTCCGATTTACAAACATTACATGTACCCGAAAAGCCACGTGATAATATAACACCCTCCGAGAAGGCGTGGCTCGAATTTACTAAAGCCAAAGAGAGTCtcatattgcatttattttatggCCAAATAAAAAGTACCGTTAAATGTGTCGATTGCAATAAGGAGTCCGCCACATATGAatgtttttcgaatttaagcCTGGAGTTGCCTTCAAATGCAAATGTTTGCTATCTCAGCCAATGCATGGATATGTACTTTAGTGGCGAACGCATACACGGCTGGAATTGTCCGAATTGTAAAACGAAACGTGATGCGGTGAAAAAATTGGATATCTCCAAGCTGCCACCGGTGCTGGTGATACATATGAAGAg gttCTATGCCGACACCGACGCTGTTGGCAATTCgtacaaaaagaaacaaaactaCGTTCGCTTTCCATTGGAGAATCTTGATATGACGCCTTATATTGCCAAGTCCGAGTCGCGTTCGGTAACACCGAAAACGTATCAACTGTACGGCGTTTCCAACCATTACGGCTCTATGGAGAGCGGCCACTACACGGCATTTTGCAAAAGCGGCAACTATGGCAG ATGGTTCAAGTTCGATGACCAAGTCGTTTCGCCGCTAGACACTTCGAATGTCGTCTCCAGCGCTGCCTACATACTGTTCTACACCTGGCTGCCGCCCATACAAATAACCGAAAACAACAACGCAAATTAG
- the LOC105229627 gene encoding ubiquitin carboxyl-terminal hydrolase 15 isoform X2 — protein MIVVAGVKLHIPATHILIYTSFFPLKRGRGLTGLKNLGNTCYMNSIIQCLSNTPQLTEYCITDKYKNYISRSNKTKGHIVEEVAALIKVLWNGNYKCVASKDLRYVMGQYQQIFRGIEQQDSHEFLTILMDWLHSDLQTLHVPEKPRDNITPSEKAWLEFTKAKESLILHLFYGQIKSTVKCVDCNKESATYECFSNLSLELPSNANVCYLSQCMDMYFSGERIHGWNCPNCKTKRDAVKKLDISKLPPVLVIHMKRFYADTDAVGNSYKKKQNYVRFPLENLDMTPYIAKSESRSVTPKTYQLYGVSNHYGSMESGHYTAFCKSGNYGRWFKFDDQVVSPLDTSNVVSSAAYILFYTWLPPIQITENNNAN, from the exons ATGATCGTGGTCGCGGGCGTTAAATTGCATATACCGGCGACGCATATACTAATTTATACATCATTTTTTCCACTCAAACGT gGTCGCGGCTTGACCGGCTTAAAGAACCTGGGTAACACCTGCTACATGAACAGTATCATACAGTGCCTCAGCAATACCCCACAACTCACCGAATACTGCATAACGGACAAATATAAGAACTACATCAGTCGCAGCAACAAGACGAAGGGGCACATTGTCGAGGAAGTGGCGGCGCTCATTAAAGTTTTATGGAATGGCAACTACAAATGCGTAGCCAGCAAGGACTTGCGT TACGTTATGGGTCAGTACCAGCAGATATTCCGGGGCATCGAGCAGCAAGATTCGCACGAATTTCTCACCATACTCATGGATTGGCTACATTCCGATTTACAAACATTACATGTACCCGAAAAGCCACGTGATAATATAACACCCTCCGAGAAGGCGTGGCTCGAATTTACTAAAGCCAAAGAGAGTCtcatattgcatttattttatggCCAAATAAAAAGTACCGTTAAATGTGTCGATTGCAATAAGGAGTCCGCCACATATGAatgtttttcgaatttaagcCTGGAGTTGCCTTCAAATGCAAATGTTTGCTATCTCAGCCAATGCATGGATATGTACTTTAGTGGCGAACGCATACACGGCTGGAATTGTCCGAATTGTAAAACGAAACGTGATGCGGTGAAAAAATTGGATATCTCCAAGCTGCCACCGGTGCTGGTGATACATATGAAGAg gttCTATGCCGACACCGACGCTGTTGGCAATTCgtacaaaaagaaacaaaactaCGTTCGCTTTCCATTGGAGAATCTTGATATGACGCCTTATATTGCCAAGTCCGAGTCGCGTTCGGTAACACCGAAAACGTATCAACTGTACGGCGTTTCCAACCATTACGGCTCTATGGAGAGCGGCCACTACACGGCATTTTGCAAAAGCGGCAACTATGGCAG ATGGTTCAAGTTCGATGACCAAGTCGTTTCGCCGCTAGACACTTCGAATGTCGTCTCCAGCGCTGCCTACATACTGTTCTACACCTGGCTGCCGCCCATACAAATAACCGAAAACAACAACGCAAATTAG
- the LOC105229626 gene encoding microfibril-associated glycoprotein 4, with protein sequence MLRCQLKSLAIFLVLFAFICRQQIVQAAPGCDGDCLEDKLDEILSKLKTLNGKVESLAAHPEIEPPAACTHHPHAHRKQHVTESHEDVESHHQRRHHARNFHSRLATSSLDSSSNHKCAERLAQICNNVGVSEIQLDDDKVSPFKVLCGAERWIVVLQRLDGSVAFHNRTWDAYKQGFGSVGEKTEIFLGLQHLHELTYSGFFEVRIDLEDFQGVQKLAHYSDFSVFNEHADYKMGILGVYHGTAGDSFMYHEGQQFSAIDRDNDAKAQGSCSEEYNSAGWFKNCMEANLFGKYLNGETDKFKEGMYWETFHGPEYSLKTVKMSVRAKC encoded by the exons ATGTTACGCTGTCAACTAAAATCGCTAGCAATATTTCTAGTTTTATTTGCGTTTATCTGCCGTCAACAGATTGTGCAGGCGGCACCTGGCTGTGATGGCGATTGCTTAGAAGACAAATTGGACGAAATCTTGTCAAA ATTAAAAACTTTGAATGGCAAAGTGGAATCGCTTGCAGCACATCCGGAAATTGAGCCGCCAGCAGCTTGTACACATCACCCACATGCACATCGCAAGCAACATGTAACGGAAAG TCATGAGGACGTCGAGTCGCACCACCAGCGACGCCACCACGCACGAAACTTCCACTCAAGACTTGCAACTTCCTCGCTTGACAGCAGCAGCAACCACAAATGTGCAGAGCGCTTGGCACAGATTTGCAATAATGTCGGTGTTAGTGAAATTCAGTTGGACGATGACAAGGTGTCACCATTCAAAGTGCTTTGCGGTGCCGAACGTTGGATTGTTGTTCTGCAGCGTTTAGATGGCTCAGTCGCCTTTCACAATCGCACTTGGGATGCATATAAGCAGGGTTTCGGTAGTGTAggtgaaaaaactgaaattttcttGGGTTTACAACATTTGCACGAGCTAACCTATAGTGGTTTCTTCGAAGTACGCATTGATTTGGAAGATTTTCAGGGTGTACAAAAGTTGGCACATTATAGTGACTTCAGTGTGTTCAATGAGCATGCCGACTACAAAATGGGTATATTGGGGGTTTATCACGGCACAGCCGGTGATTCGTTCATGTATCATGAAGGTCAGCAGTTTAGCGCGATTGATCGCGATAACGACGCCAAAGCGCAAGGTAGCTGTAGCGAGGAATACAATAGCGCGGGCTGGTTTAAGAATTGCATGGAAGC CAAtctttttggtaaatatttgaaTGGCGAAACGGATAAGTTCAAGGAAGGCATGTACTGGGAAACTTTTCATGGTCCAGAATACTCACTAAAAACAGTTAAAATGTCTGTTCGTGCCAAATGTTAA